DNA from Actinoplanes sp. SE50/110:
GCAGTGCCGCACGCTCGGGCCGAGCGAGTAGTCCCGGCCCACCAGGATGCCCTGCAGGAAATGCCGGTACTGGGTGAGGACCGGGTCGGCCAGCCCCATCGCGGCGCGCACGTCGGCGAGCCGTTCCGGGGTGCAGCCCTTGCCGCAGGCCAGCGTCGCCGGGTCGGACGGGGCCAGGTAGAACAGCGTGTAGACCAGCGCGGAGAGCGCCAGCAGCACGAGCACACCGCCGACGATCCGGCGCGCGAGGTGGCCGATCATCGCAGGACCTCCCGCTGCCGGGGGTCGAAGACCCGTCGCAGGCCGTTGGCGACCAGCACGAAGGAGAGCAGGGTGAGGAACAAGAGCAACCCCGGGAGTAGGACGTACGCCGGATCGGCGCGGAACCAGGTGGTCGCACTGGACAGCATCTGGCCCCAGGACGGGGTCGGCGGGCGGACCCCGACCCCCAGGAAGGACAGCCCGGCCTCGGCCACCATGTTGGTGGGCAGCAGCAGGGCGGCGTAGGTGAGCACCGGCGCGGTCAGCCCGGGCAGGATCTCCCGCCGGGCCACCCGCCACCACGGCGCCCCGGCCACCTGGGCGGCCGCCACGAAGTCGCGGGTGCGCAGGGTGAGCGTCTCGCCGCGGCTGATCCGGGCGGTGCCGCCCCAGCCGAGCACCGCGATCACGGTGGCCAGCAGCACCGGCCGGGGCCAGTCCTGCGGCACGATGGCCAGCAGCGAGATCGCCATGACCAGCGCCGGGACGGACAGCACCAGGTCGATCACCCGGCTCAGCACACCGTCGGCCCACCGGCCGCCGAGCCCGGCGGCGATGCCGACGCCGACGCCGAGCAGCACTTCGAGGATGGTGGCGCCGACCGCGACACCGACCGACACCTGGGCGCCGTAGACCAGGCGGGCGAACAGGTCACGGCCGGTGCCCGGTTCGACGCCGAGCCAGTGCTCACCGCTGACCCCGCCGAACGAGCCGAGCGGCACGCCGCCGCGCGCCGAGTCGAGCAGCGCGTCGTGGTAGGTCGTGTAGTCCTGCCCGGCGAGCGCGGCCAGCAGCGGTGCGGTGAGCGCGACCAGCACCATGCCGGCCGCGATCACCGCACCCGCGACGAAGCCGCGGTCGCGCAGCAGCGCACGGATCACTTGACCGAGATCCGGGCGATGTCCAGCTGCCCGCGCCACCCGTCGGCGTACGCGTTCTTGACGTTCTTCCCGACCAGGTAGACGTCCTTCTCGTGGGTCAGCGGCAGGACCAGGGCCTGCTTGCCGAGCTTGGCGTCCAGGGCGCCCCAGCGCTGGGCCGCGGCGGCCGGGTCGGTGAGCGCGTTGATCGCGTCGATCTCGGCGTTCACCGCGGGGTCGTTGTACTGGGCCAGGTTGAAGTTGCCGCCCGCGGTGATGATCTGCCGGCCGTCGAAGATCGGGATCAGGAACGGGCCGCCGGACGGCCAGTCGGCACCCCAGGTCTGCAGCGACAGGCCGGGCTGGGTGGCCGGCTTGCCGGT
Protein-coding regions in this window:
- a CDS encoding ABC transporter permease; this encodes MIRALLRDRGFVAGAVIAAGMVLVALTAPLLAALAGQDYTTYHDALLDSARGGVPLGSFGGVSGEHWLGVEPGTGRDLFARLVYGAQVSVGVAVGATILEVLLGVGVGIAAGLGGRWADGVLSRVIDLVLSVPALVMAISLLAIVPQDWPRPVLLATVIAVLGWGGTARISRGETLTLRTRDFVAAAQVAGAPWWRVARREILPGLTAPVLTYAALLLPTNMVAEAGLSFLGVGVRPPTPSWGQMLSSATTWFRADPAYVLLPGLLLFLTLLSFVLVANGLRRVFDPRQREVLR